The Apibacter raozihei genome contains a region encoding:
- a CDS encoding nucleoside recognition domain-containing protein has translation MTLNYIWIAFIILSFIVGLIKLIFLGDTVVFKHMVDGLFDTTKVAVMDIALPLAGMMTFWLGIMKIGENAGAIRFLSKIVSPFFTKLFPSVPKDHPAIGNMMMNFSANLLGLDNAATPLGLKAMDSLQTLNPKKDTATDAQIMFLVLHTSGLTLIPATIMLYRYLNGAQDPTDIFIPCIVGTFCTTLFGIIIVGIKQKLNLINPTVIAGLGISVMMILGLSYYMKNSAASYAENAISYTDKINSQMRNDENITVDQFKEFYPESFRKEIKIDSEKITPEIITKTNNEYINFERGTSSRVMSNLLLLLIPTIFITGGFIKKINVFDSFIDGAKDGFGVAVKIIPYLIAMLAAISLLRNSGIMDYILAGIAYLFNLLDINTDFIPALPTALMKPLSGSGSRALMIETMQNYGADSFAGRLACIFQGSADTTFYIIALYFGSVGIKRIRYAITAGLLTELLGVITAILIAYYFFG, from the coding sequence ATGACACTTAATTATATATGGATAGCCTTTATTATTTTGTCTTTTATAGTCGGACTAATAAAACTTATATTTTTAGGTGATACGGTGGTGTTTAAACATATGGTTGATGGGCTGTTTGACACAACCAAAGTTGCTGTAATGGACATAGCCCTTCCTCTGGCAGGAATGATGACATTCTGGTTGGGAATTATGAAAATCGGAGAAAACGCAGGAGCTATTCGTTTCTTATCAAAAATTGTCAGCCCCTTTTTTACCAAATTGTTTCCTTCAGTTCCCAAAGATCATCCGGCCATTGGCAATATGATGATGAATTTCAGTGCTAACCTTTTAGGGCTGGACAATGCTGCAACTCCTTTGGGTCTTAAAGCTATGGATAGTTTACAAACATTAAATCCGAAAAAAGACACAGCTACAGATGCTCAAATAATGTTTTTGGTACTGCATACCTCCGGACTTACACTTATACCGGCAACTATTATGCTATACAGATATTTGAACGGAGCACAGGATCCTACCGATATATTCATTCCTTGTATAGTAGGAACCTTTTGTACCACTTTATTTGGAATTATTATTGTAGGCATAAAACAAAAATTAAATCTAATTAATCCTACTGTAATAGCCGGGCTAGGCATTTCTGTAATGATGATTCTGGGACTTTCATATTACATGAAAAATTCTGCTGCATCTTATGCCGAAAATGCTATTTCTTATACAGATAAGATTAATTCCCAGATGCGTAATGATGAAAATATTACTGTCGACCAATTCAAAGAATTTTATCCGGAATCTTTTCGAAAAGAAATAAAAATAGATTCCGAAAAAATCACACCGGAAATAATTACTAAAACAAACAATGAATATATAAATTTTGAAAGAGGAACATCTTCAAGAGTAATGAGCAATCTTCTACTTTTATTAATTCCTACAATCTTTATAACCGGTGGTTTCATCAAAAAAATTAATGTTTTTGACAGTTTTATTGATGGGGCAAAAGACGGGTTTGGAGTAGCCGTAAAAATCATTCCTTATCTTATTGCAATGCTTGCTGCCATAAGTCTATTACGAAATAGCGGAATCATGGATTATATACTTGCTGGTATTGCCTATCTTTTCAATTTACTAGATATAAATACCGATTTTATTCCTGCTCTGCCTACTGCACTTATGAAGCCTTTAAGCGGGAGCGGAAGTCGAGCCCTTATGATTGAAACCATGCAAAATTATGGCGCTGATTCATTTGCTGGAAGACTCGCCTGCATTTTTCAGGGAAGTGCAGATACCACATTTTATATTATAGCCTTGTATTTTGGAAGTGTGGGTATAAAAAGAATCAGGTATGCAATAACTGCCGGTTTACTGACTGAGCTTTTAGGTGTAATTACTGCTATTTTGATTGCCTATTATTTTTTCGGTTAA